ACGGCTCGGAAGTGTTCAACATCAAAGCTGGATCGTCGATCCAACAAATTCGCGACCAAATCAACTTGGTCAAGGATGCGACAGGCGTTGAAGCGGAAATCAACGCTGACGGAACCACCCTGGACCTGAGTTCGGCTGGCTACGGCAAAGAAGCATTGATCGACGTACGGGTACTCGAGCAAGAAGCCGGCGGAAACTTCACTTCAACGCGTACGGAAGGTACCGACATTGTCGCCACCGTCAACGGCCGTTCGGCCAACGGCGACGGCAATAAATTGTCGGTCAACACTTCGACTCTTGACTTGTCGACATCCGTCAAAGCAGGCTTCACAGGCACAGCGTCGTTCGAAATCAACGGCGGTGGTGCTAAATTCCAGTTGGGCCCTGACGCAGTCGGCAACCAACAAGCCCGAGTCGGCATCAGCAGCGTTTCGACTGCTCGACTAGGTGGAACGTCTGGCAAACTGTACCAACTGGGCAGTGGTGAATCGGCTGACTTGTCGACGGACCCCGCCAAAGCAGCAGAAATTGTTAGCGAAGCGATCGACCAAGTAACCAGCCTACGTGGTCGTTTGGGTGCATTCCAATCGACGACCCTGGACAGCAACTTGGTCAGCTTGAAGGAAACCAAGGCTAACTTGCAAGAAGCGGAAAGCTCGATCCGTGACGCCGACTTTGCTCAAGAATCAGCCAACCTGACACGAGCACAAATTCTGGTTCAGTCAGGCACCAATGTGCTATCGCTAGCCAACCAGAACCCGCAAAACGTTCTGTCGCTGCTTCGTTAAGAAGTCAGTTTCACTCTGAACGATAACTTTTGATATAGCCAGCCGGCCGAGGGGGAACCTTCGTCCGGCTGGTTTCGTTGATCACCAGCCGAAACGTTCAACTATGACGTTTGCACGGCTTCTCTTGGGGACAAGTGATCAATTCCTCGCATCTTACCCAGTATTTTTCGGAAAGCGCGACCCACGGACCCGATCTCGCTTAGGAAGGCCTCCCCGTACAGATCGTTGTTCGATCGTCTCGGCAGCGGTCCGTCCCGGCCCATCGCGGCCGGATTCCTCCACAATCTGCCCCGCGATTAATCTAAAAGGGTCCTCACATGACAAGAATCAATACTAACGTTCCTTCGCTCGTTGCACAAAACCGACTGCAAACGAGCAACAAAGACCTGCAAACCGCACTTACCCGTTTGAGCACAGGTCTTCGGATCAACAGCGGTGCCGACGATCCGGCGGGCTTGATCGCCAGCGAAGCCTTGCGCTCAGAAATTACCAGCTTGGGTAAAGCGATCTCGAATACGCGTCGTGCCAGCCAAATCATTTCGACGGCCGACAGCGCCCTCGGCCAAGTCAGCAACCTGCTAAACGACATTCGTGGATTGGTCGTCGAAGCCGCCAATACGGGAGCTCTGAGCCCCGACGAAATCGACGCAAACCAGTTGCAGGTCGACAGCTCTCTTGAAGCCATCAACCGGATCGCACAAACCACAACGTTCCAAGGCCGCAAGCTGCTCGACGGATCGCTGGACTTCGTGACGACAAACGGCACCGGCGCTGAAAACATCGAAGACCTCAGCATCGACCAGGCCAGCCTTGGCAGCACAGGCTCCATCAGCGTTGATATCAACGTTTCACAAGCAGCCACGCAAGCGGCCGTATCGATCCCGGGCATCACCGCTGTTGTCCCTGGCACTGCCGCCGTCGATCCAGTTACCGCTGTTGCGTCATCCGCCGATTTCACCGTCGGCACTGAAACCGTCACGATCACGGCGGACGTTGCTGGCGTTGCCGGAGACGGCCCAACCATTACGTTTGATGACAGCACCGACACCGGCGCGGCACCAAGCGCATCAGTCGATGGATCGGGCAACATTACGATCACCGTCGATGATGATACCGCCTACACCGCCGCAGAATTGGTCACGGCTCTGGACGGAATAGCCGGATACAGCGCCGCAACTGACGGTGCGGGTACCGAAACCGTGACTGGTGCATTGGCCACCGGAACTCTGGCCGGCGGTGTTGATGAAGTTGTCGCTGCTGCGGCAACCGACGCCACGGGTGGATTGGCCGAAGACGTCGTCTTCGAACTGCAAGGTTCGAACGGCTCGGAAGTGTTCAACATCAAGGCTGGTTCGTCGATCCAACAAGTTCGCGACCAAATCAACTTGGTTAAGGATGCGACAGGCGTCGAAGCGAGCGTCAACGCAGACGGAACAACTCTTGATCTGAACAGCAAGGCGTACGGTTCAAGCTCGCTGATCGATATCCGCGTTCTGGAACAAGAACCCGGCGGAAACTTCACTTCGACTCGTCAAGAAGGCGTGGATATTGTCGCCACCGTCAACGGTCGTTCGGCCAGCGGCGACGGGAACAAGTTGAGCATCAATACTTCGACGCTCGACTTGTCGGCAAGCATCAAAGCAGGCTTCACAGGTGCGGCAAACATCAGCATCACCGACGGTGGTGCCAAGTTCCAACTTGGACCTGACGTTGTGGGTAACCAGCAAGCCCGCGTCGGTATCCGCAGTGTCTCATCGGCTCGATTGGGTGGCGTATCTGGAAAGCTCTATCAACTCGGTAGCGGCGAATCGGCGGCATTGGGAACCGATGCTGACGCTGCCGCCAGGATCGTGACCGAAGCGATCGACCAGGTGACTAGCCTTCGTGGACGACTGGGTGCATTCCAAGCCACGACACTAGACGGAAACTTGGTCAGCTTGAACGAGACGGTTGCCAACTTGCAAGAGGCAGAAAGCTCGATCCGTGATGCCGACTTCGCTCAAGAATCAGCGAACTTGACGCGAGCTCAGATTCTAACTCAGTCAGGTACCAACGTACTGTCCCTGGCCAACCAGAACCCACAGAACGTGTTGTCATTGCTCGGCTAAACGGGTTGAACGAGCAAACAAAAATTTGACCAACCTGCGGCTCGCGATGAATTTCATCGCGAGCCGCTTTGCGTTTCATTCGTAACAACCGTCAAGTTTCACGTCACCGTTTCAGATAATACAGGGAAATAGAGCCTGCAAAGCCAGTTTTCATCGAACCGCTCCACCCATGACGTAGCGTTTTCCTGGACACAAGTGCGCCTTGTTGCCGATTTAGTTCGATAAACGACCTTCCCGAACCTAACCACTGTCTGCTTCCCAATGGGCCGCCTCCAATCCTCCGTCGGTTTGATTACCGGCACGAACATCACCGGCACGGTTGATCAGCTAATGAAAATTAGCGGCCAGTCGCGTGACCGTCTGATTTCTCGTACTGAAACACTTCAGCGGCAGCAACAATCAATCGCGGAACTAACAGCCTCGGTTATCGGAGTTCAACTCGCCGGCAATCGCTTGTCGAATGCATCAGCGTTTCAATCGAAAAGCGCAGTGTCCTCCAATGCTGATTTCCTATCTGCTGAAGCCGGAAAAGACGCGAAAGAAGCGACTCATGTCGTCCGAACGCTACAGACCGCCGCGACTCACGCGGTAAGTTCCCGGCAGCGGTTCTCGGCGACCGACACCGCGCTTGGCTTCAGCGGCCAAATTCGCGTTAGCCCCAAGGGGGGATCGATCGATTCTTCGGCCGACCTTTCAAAACTCAATGGTGGTCGTGGCGTCGAAGCCGGCAAGATCCGCATCACTGATCGATCCGGGAAATCAGCCGAGATTGACTTTTCAGATGCGCGCACGATCGACGATGTCCTGCAAACGATCAACGATGCCGAAATCGACGTGCAAGCCACGACGGAAAACGGCGCGATCAAACTTGTTGATAGGTCGGGCAGCACGCTTTCGAACCTAAAAGTCGAACAACTCGGTAGCGCTGAAACCGCAGCCGATCTTGGCTTGTGGGGAATCGACGAAGCGTCCGACAGCGCAAGTGGCTTGCCCTTTGAATTGCCCGCGGGCATCAGTTCGCTTCGTGGCGCCGCACTGTCCGAACTGGGTGGCGGCAGCGGCTTAGGGCCGCTTGGCAATTTGGACATCGAACTGTCCGACGGAACGAGCGCGTCGATCGACTTGTCCTCGGCAACGACAACCAGCGAAATCATTGACAAGATCGAAGCGTCTGGCCTATCGCTGATCGTCAAGTACAACGATGCACGAAATGGCTTGCAGATTCGCGACGTTTCGGGCGGAGCCGGTAATCTGAAGATTTCCTCGGCCGATACAACTGCCGACGATCTCGGGTTAGCGTTCGATTCTGCAGATGACATTGCCGTCGGCAAGAACCTTAGCCGGCAAACGGTCACAACGGAGACAAAGCTAGCTGATTTAAACCAAGGCGCCGGAATCACGGGCAGCTTCAAGCTGACCGATTCTTCGGGTGCAATTGGCGCTATTAATCTGACCAGCTCCGGAATCACCACCGTCGGCGGATTGGTCAACGCGATCAATGATCTTGGCATCGGTGTAACCGCATCGATCAACGAAGCGGGCGACGGCATATCGGTGGTTGACACCGCTGGCGGATCCGAAACCCTGACCATCGAAGACTCCGGAACTGGAACGGCCGCCGCAGACTTGGGCATCGCCGGAACGGCCACATCGCAAACGATCGGTGGGTCATCCGTATCAGCATTAGTCGGATCGCAATCCGGTGTCATTGAAATCGAAGCCACCGATACTCTGGCGACCCTCGTCGACAAAATAAACGAGGACGGCCGATACGGCGAAGCCTCGATACAGTCCAACGATGACGGCAGTTTTTCACTTCGCGTTCGCAGCAACAAAGGCGGCGAAGACGGACAACTCGCTATCAACACGACTGGCTTCAGCCTGGATCTGCAGACTGAAAGTCGCGGGCGTGATGCCCTGATTGCTGTTTCCACCGATGAAGGACTCGAACGGTTCATCAAATCAAGCGACGGCGTATTCAGCCTTGATGCCGCCGCGGCTGGCGATTTGGTAACCGAATCCAGCTTGCTGAGCGATCAAGCCGCCGGTGCCGCCGGTGGCAGTTTCACCATCACGGATAGTGCCGGTAAAACGAGCGCGATCAACATCACCTCGCAAGGCATCAAAACGGTCGGTGAACTGGTTGCCGCGATCAATGAATTAAACGTGGGCGTTTCAGCTTCGATCAACGAAGACGGCACCGGAATATCGATCGTCGACACTGCCGGTGGCAATGAAACATTGACGATTACAGATGTTGGTAACGGCACTGCGGCTGCGAGTCTAGGCATCGCCGGCGAAGCCGAGGAAACAACCGTCGACTCGGTAACCACCCAGTCGTTGACCGGTCCCAGCAGCGACAGCTCATCGGATGAAACGACCGGCGTATCGTTCACTCTAAAAGAATTGTCCGCATCGCCGATCACAGTCACGATCGCTGAAGACACGAGCAATATTGAAGTCGCCGCAAAGACTTTTGTCGATCAGTACAACAAGCTGATGGACAAGGTCGATTCGCTCACGTTCTTCAACGCTGATTCGAACGAAGTCGGTCTGTTGTTCGGGTCCAGTGAAACGCAACGGATTACCAGTAGTTTTTCGCGGCTGCTTTCCGGCTCGATCAACGGCGCTGGCCCACTAAAGTCAATCGGCCAAGTCGGCATCAGCTTCGCGGATGACGGTCGGCTTGAACTTGACAAGACAAAACTCAATGAGGCGCTCAGCGAGCGACGAGCCGACGTCGAAGCATTCTTTTCGACCGAAGACAACGGGCTAGCAAACCGACTTGACGCGATCGCCGACCGAATTGCTGGCGTCGACGGCGGATTGCTTCTGAACAAGTCTGAATCAATAGCCACTCAAATCGAACGAAACTCGAACCAAGTGGATTCGATGAACAGTCGCTTGGATAAAGAACGCGAACGTTTGCTTGCACAATTCTATGCAACCGAAACAGCCATTTCGAAGTTGCAAAGCAACGGCACAGCCATCGACCAAATTCAGCGAATCGAGATCCCCTCGTAATCGTCAAAATTATCGTCTAACAGGCGATCGCCGCCAAACAAGACGATGACTTTCTTGAGCACTCGTAATTCACTAAACAAAGACAACGATGTCGACTAATCCAGAGAACTTTCGTCCACGACTTGGTTCTGGCAGCCAGCAATACCTTGAATCCGCGATTCGGATGGCGACACCAGCCCGACTGCGTTTGATGGTGACTGAGCGTGCCGTCGAAGTCGCCGCGACTCTTGCTCGTGTTTGGAAAAATGGCGAGCAACCTGGTCCCAACGAGCATTCGCTGAGCCTGCTGGAACTGATCGGCGAATTGCTGAGCGGAATTTCCGGCAGTGAAGCGCCAGACGAAAACCAGCTGTGCAATCAAATCAGCGACCTCTACGTATTTCTAGCTAAGCACCTGGTTTCGGCCGAAGATCGTAGCGATTTCGGTGCTGTGGAAGAGATTCGTTTGGTGCTGGAACTCGAAGCCGAAACGTGGCGAGCTGTTTGTGCCCAGGAACTGATGAGCAAACAAGCCGCATCAGCTTCCGGTGTTTCAGCACGGATGGGCGCTAGCGCGGAACCGTCGATGGGCGGCTTGAACTTCAGCGCATAGGGGAATCTCAGTTAGTCCCCCGACAATCGCGTGGATGCAAGAACGGAATGGATGCGGACCCGACTGAGGCGTTCGAACGCCCATGAACTCTACGCAAGTTGCCGTTTGGATGCCGAAGCGCTATCCTACGGGCAGTGAGCGGCCGTAACTTTCGGTCGCCTGAACGTTAATCGCTTCTAGAGGCGGAACCTATGCGCTGGATTGTTGTAACGGTTGGTTTGTTTTTCGCTTTCGCGTCGTTACGCGCAAATGCCCAAACTGCCGTCGCCGAACCGCCCGCCAAACCCGCTGCGAAAGTCGCAGCCGAAACGCCGGACACGGAAGCGTCACCCGACGAAGAATCCTCAGTCGATGAACTTTACATTCGCTACGCAAAGTCGGACGACGGAAAGCCCAAAGCGCTGCAAACGGCGATCGTCCGCTACGAAGGTAAACCCGGCACACAGTACGCCGGAAAGATCGTTGACTTGGTCGGCGTCGTTCACATCGGACAACGAGAATACTACAAAGATCTGAACGATCGCCTCTCTCGCTATGACAGCGTCCTGTATGAACTGGTTGCACCCGACGGAACTCGCATCCGCCCAGAAGACTTGAAGGACCGTCGCTCGGTTCTCGCTTCAATGCAGACAGGCATGAAGGACATGCTTAATCTCGAGTATCAGCTCGAGTTGATTGACTACATGGCTACCAACTTTCGCCATGCTGACATGAGCCCAGAAGAGTTTGTCGAGGACCTGCAGAAGCGAGGCGACAGCGTTTGGAAGATGGTCGCTCGAATGATGGGCGCGGGACTCGCGTCCCAAGCCTCAGGCGGCGGCGACGCAGGAATGCTGTTTGCAATGTTTAGCAATGACCGCTCCAAGAAAATGAAGCAAGCGATGGCTCGACAATTAGTCGATATTGAATTGGTCACCGCAGGAATGGATGACGCCAACGGCCACAACACTTTGATCAAAGGACGCAACATCAAAGCGTTCCAAGTGATGAAGGACGAACTTGCCCAGGGCAAATCGAAAGTCGCTGTCTTCTACGGCGCGGGCCACTTGCCTGATATGGCGGAACGTTTGGAAAACGAGTTCAAAATGGTCGTCGGCGAAACCACCTGGCTAGATGCTTGGGACCTAACCCGGAATTAACCGGGCTCGGCCGCCTCTACTTCGAATCGCAAAGTTGACTACAATTGGGTTCCCACCTCTCGATCAATGAGAACCCTTCCATGCCGATTTCACGCTCGCCCCGGCGCAATTTTCTAAAAGCTGCCGGCATCTCAATCGCTCTTCCTGCCTTTGAGTCGCGCCGCGTCGCCGCGGCATCGAAAAATGACGCAGGTCCCCCTAAGCGAATGGTTTGTGTCGGCAATGAGTTTGGAATGTACCCTGGATCGTTTTGGCCAGAGGACGAACAATCGCTTTCGCCGCTGCTAGAGCCGCTCGCAAATCATCGAAAGAACTTCACTCTCTTTTCGCATCTGGACCACGACCTCAATGGCGGCCACTTCGCGGTCCACACTTTCTTAACAGGTGTAAAGGCGGTGGAGGCGAAGTCGCTCCCCGATGGTGGAATCAGTCTCGATCAACGTGCGGCCGAACACGTTGGTTCACAAACTCGGTTTCCGTCCCTAACCGTCGGCAGCGAAAGCGGATTGCACGGTGGTTGTCGGATGAGTTGGACGCGAACAGGAACTCGCGTTCCACCAATCGAAGGGCCGCGTGAACTGTTTCGCATGCTATTCATCGACAACGATTCGAAAGCCAAGGCTGCGGCCACCAACCGAATTTCACTGCAAGAATCCATCTTGGATGCGGTCCTTGGCGACGCCAACTCGTTAGCCAGACGTTTGAATCCAAGCGACAAAAACAAGTTAGACGAGTACCTTTCGTCGGTCCGCGCAGTTGAACTGAAGCTGGAACTCGATCGGCGGTGGCAGAAGGTTCCAAAACCAAAACCTTCGATCGACGAACCGACCGACCAGGGACTGACTCGCGACTTGCCAAAGATCTACGACCTGATCGCACTCGCACTTCAAACCGATTCAACCCGAGTGGCAACCGTCGAAGTGGGCGGAAGCTTTGCGGCGTCCGATTTAGGCATCAAGAAAGGCTACCACGGACTTTCGCACCACGGACAAGTGCAAGAGAACATCGATCTGTTGGTTCAAATTGAACGTTACCAAGTGGAACAGTTCGCTCGATTCCTAGATCGCCTTGATTCGATGCGTGACGCATCCACCGATCAAACTCTCCTGGAATCAACGTCTGCACTGTTCGGCAGTGGTATGGGTAACGCGAATTCGCACACCAACCATGATCTGCCGATCGTTCTGGCTGGCGGAGGATTCAAGCACCAAGCAATGATCGATTCGCCCAGCGCAGCGAACCGACGTGTGCCGCTGAGCAATCTGTTCGTTTCCATGCTGCAACAATTCGGCGTCGAGACGGATTCGTTCGCCAAGAGCACTGGAACTTTGACTGGCCTGAGGACGGCATGATGTGGCGACTCAAATGCGTCATGGCAGGACTGACGCTTGGGCTAGTCGGTACCAATGCTTCGGCAGACAGCACGCCCAACTCGATTTCATCGATCGTCGATCCGTTTATCCAGAACTATTGCATCGAATGCCACAGCGATGACGAACCCAAAGGCGATCGTAGCTTCGAAGAATTGGCGAACGACATTTCGAACGACAACACTCTGGTTGACTTCCAAGACATCTTGGATCAATTGAACCTGTCCGAAATGCCACCGCCCGAATCCGATCAACCGTCGGATCAAGATCGCATGCAGGTGATCGAAACGCTGACGACAGCAATTTCAAAATATCACGCATCGCACCAGGAGCATCGTGCCCATTCGATTTTGCGACGTCTGAACGCTCGCGAGTATCGCAATTCGGTGCGTGACTTGCTCGCGATCGACGTGACGATGTTCGATCCCACCGAAAGGTTCCCCCGCGACCAAACCGTCGATCATCTCGACAATATTGGCGACACGCTTGTAACGTCTTCACATTTGCTGAGCCGATATCTTGATGCGGCTGATGCCGTGATCAATCGTGCGATCTACCCCATTGAGAAACCGGCAAAGAAGACTTGGTCATTTCGCGAAAACTTTCGTCAGCAACCTGAAATCGACAACGTTCACCGTCGGTTCAATGGCTTCAAGCACATGACGTTGTACGATGTCGTGGGCGCGGATAAACCCGAAGGCGCCTATGGCCCGATATTGGCACTGGCCGATGGGGTTCCGTTCGATGGTGTTTATGAAATTCGTTTTCAAGCCGAAGCCCTCAATCGCGATCATCCGTATGACGACGATTTAATCGGTACCGACCGCGGGCAACCATTCCGGCTTGGCATTGTGCCCGGTAATCGCGATGACGGTGAACTGCACATGCCGCAACCGAACGAGCCCCTGCTGGCCGAAATCGAATTAGCTGATCAACCAAGTTGGTACTCCGTCCGCGTTCCGCTAGACCGCGGCTACACCCCACGATTTACATTCCAAAACGGATTGATGGATGCTCGGAATCTATGGACGAAGCTCGTCAAAACCTATCCCGATCAGTTCGAAAAAGGGATTAGTGGAATCGTCGAGTACCGCAACCAAGCGATCACGCGTGGCAAGTTACCTCAGATTCGGATTTACGAAATTGAAATCACCGGTCCCTTGATCGATCAGTGGCCAACGAAAAGTCAGCATGCGGTGCTCGGTGACGATTTTGAAACACTGGCCCGCGGAGAATCGATTAGCAAAGACCAAATCCGAAGTCGCGTCGAATCATTCGCCTCGCGTGCTTATCGGCGGCCAGCCACCGACGACGAAATCAACCAAATCGTTGATGTGATCGATTCGCGCATCGCAGCCGGCGAATCCGCGATCGATGCCATCGCCGACGGGTGCAAAATGGTACTTTGTTCGCCGAACTTCTTGTACTTGGAAAATCGCACAATCGACGATGCCCAGCATTTGTCACAGCATGCGCTGGCGAATCGACTTTCGTACTTCCTGTGGTCATCGACACCTGACCAAACGCTACGGAATCTTGCCGACACGGGTCGCTTGGACAATGACCAAGTTCTCCGCCGCCAAGTGAACCGAATGCTTGCCGATCCTAAATCCGAAGCGATGTTGCACGGGTTCCTGGATGCTTGGCTGGCACTGAGCGACCTTGGATCTGCGCCACCGGACCGTGGTGATTTCCGAGACTTTTATCGCCACGACCTTGGTACGGCGATGCGAACCGAGACTGAATTGTTCTTTCGTAATCAATTGGACAAGAATCTTCCGATCGACAACTTTATCGACTCGGACTTCACGTTCGTCAACACTGCGCTGGCCAATCTGTATGGCGTTGACGCACCGCTCGAACCGGGTTTTCATCGTGTCCAGCTAAGCGACCGACGCCGCGGCGGCTTGCTTGGCCAAGCTAGCGTATTGACGGTTTCAGCAAACGGAATTGATACATCACCGGTCGTGCGTGGCGTGTGGATGCTTGAAAACTTTCTAGGAACTCCGCCCTCACCGCCGCCGCCGGATGTACAGCCACTCGATCCGGACACGCGAGGTGCGACGTCCATTCGTGATCAACTGTCAAAGCACCGAGACATTGCCACTTGTTTTGACTGTCATCGCAAAATTGATCCACTTGGGTTTGCTCTTGAAAACTATGACCCAATCGGACGCTGGCGAGACAGCTACAGCAAGCGAACGAAAATTGATGCGTCGGGTGAATTGCCGGATGGCAAGTCGTTTCGCGACGTGCGTGAATTGAAAACGATCCTGATATCGCGTAAAGCACAGTTCAGCCGTGCGTTGACAACCAAGATGCTGGCATATGCAACCGGGCGACTGGAAGTGCTGAGCGATCGACCCGCCATTGAAAAAATCGCGAGCTCCGCAAACGGAACCCGCGATTTAGTGATTGAAGTGGTGCTAAGCGAACCATTTCGCACCAAATAATTATCGCTACCGATCACTCTCTCGCAAACGGCGAGAGAGCGATCGTTCCATTCAAATTTCTAAGCGGCCGTTTTCAGGAACGAACTCAATCGATCCGAACGTGACGGGCTTTGCAGTTTCGCGACTGCTTTCGCTTCGATCTGGCGAACACGTTCGCGAGTCACCTTAAAGATCCGGCCACACTCTTCAAGCGTGTAGCTGTAACCATCGACCAAGCCGTAACGCAGCCGAATGATTTCGCGTTCGCGGAACGTCAACGTCTTCAGCAACTCGTCGATCTTCCCACGCAGAATGCTGCTAGCCGCGTTCTTGACTGGGTTGTGGCTGTCGCTGTCTTGAATGAACTCACCGAAGCTGCTGTCTTCGCCTTCGCCGACGGGACGATCCAAGCTGACAGGGTGACGTCCAATGTCCATCACGCGGCGCACCTCTTCGATCGGGACTTCCGTTTCCAACGCAATCTCTTCGTACGTAGGTTCGCGACGAAGGTCTTGGGTCAGACGCTTTTGTGCCTGACGCAATTTGCTGAGTACATCGATCATGTGAACAGGAATTCGAATCGTACGTGCTTGATCAGCGATTGCACGCGTGATTGCTTGACGAATCCACCAAGTTGCGTAAGTGCTAAACTTGAATCCGCGGCGATACTCGTACTTGTCAACCGCACGCATCAAGCCAGTGTTGCCCTCTTGGATCAAGTCCAAAAATGACAGACCACGATTGCGATACTTCTTGGCGATCGAGACCACCAAACGAAGGTTGCCACTGCTGAGTTCACGTTTGGTGGCTTCGTATTCATTAAAATACTTGCGAGCACGCACCATACGATTGTGCAAACTGACCGGGCTCTCTTGAGTCACCAACATCAGCTCGCGAAGTTCTTGCTTGAGGTCAGCCGCTTCATCACGACTGGTCGCATCGTTACCAAGGTCGGCCAATTGTTGACGGATGAAGTTCATGCGTCGCGAAATGTCTTCCAATTGCTTCAGCAACGGCGTTACGCGGCGGCTTCGCAGGCTCAATTCTTCAACCAACTGCAAGCACTTGCGACGATTGGCGATAAACCGCCGTCGAACTTCTGCCTTCAATCGCGGCGAAGTACTGCGGCGAACCATTAGTTCAAAATCTTGCTTGTTTTGAGCGATCAAGTGATTCAGACTTCGCAAGTTGTGCGGCATCCGAGCACTAATTTGTTCCTTCGTCAATCGTTCAGTCAGCGATACTTTGATCGTTCGGTCGAACGGCAATTCGCCGGCGTGAACGCGTGAAAGCACACCAACGGTCGCTCGCATCGCGTAGTCGGATTCCAATAACGTGCGGCGGAAACGACGACGATTGATTTCGATCTTCTTTGCCAACCCAATTTCTTCTTCGCGGCTCAGCAAGGGGATCTCGGCCATTTGGCTCAAGTACATCCGAATCGGATCGTCGCTTGCCTTAGGCATATCGCTGGGGGCAACGACAGCCAATGGCTCGTCTTCTTCATCCTCTTCCGCAGCTTCTTCGGCGGATGCGACGGCTTCCAATCCATCTTCGCCGATGCTTTCAGCGGCATCAAAGGCGGCCGCTCTCGCAGCAGCGAGCTTCTTTTCCATCGCTGCGGCGGTGGCCGCACGGGTGACAACAACGGCGGGGCGTTCCTTCTTGGATTTACCCTCGACCAGGTCGATTCCGTGGTGTTCGATCGCCAACAGCAGGCTATCGAGCTTTTCTGGGTTGACGTCTTCGTCAGGAAGATAAGCGTTCACTTCGTCGTAAGTCAGAAATCCATCCTGGATTCCGCGGGTGATCAACGACGAAAGGTGTTGGTCCATCAATTGCATCTTGCAAACCTTAGATTGTGCGCATCTTCGTGATGCACTGGGTCGAGTGAAATTCCATTTCCGATCGCGAAACGATTGTGTTCTTTAGCGGGTAGAGCAAAACCTCTT
The Rubripirellula reticaptiva DNA segment above includes these coding regions:
- a CDS encoding DUF1592 domain-containing protein, which translates into the protein MMWRLKCVMAGLTLGLVGTNASADSTPNSISSIVDPFIQNYCIECHSDDEPKGDRSFEELANDISNDNTLVDFQDILDQLNLSEMPPPESDQPSDQDRMQVIETLTTAISKYHASHQEHRAHSILRRLNAREYRNSVRDLLAIDVTMFDPTERFPRDQTVDHLDNIGDTLVTSSHLLSRYLDAADAVINRAIYPIEKPAKKTWSFRENFRQQPEIDNVHRRFNGFKHMTLYDVVGADKPEGAYGPILALADGVPFDGVYEIRFQAEALNRDHPYDDDLIGTDRGQPFRLGIVPGNRDDGELHMPQPNEPLLAEIELADQPSWYSVRVPLDRGYTPRFTFQNGLMDARNLWTKLVKTYPDQFEKGISGIVEYRNQAITRGKLPQIRIYEIEITGPLIDQWPTKSQHAVLGDDFETLARGESISKDQIRSRVESFASRAYRRPATDDEINQIVDVIDSRIAAGESAIDAIADGCKMVLCSPNFLYLENRTIDDAQHLSQHALANRLSYFLWSSTPDQTLRNLADTGRLDNDQVLRRQVNRMLADPKSEAMLHGFLDAWLALSDLGSAPPDRGDFRDFYRHDLGTAMRTETELFFRNQLDKNLPIDNFIDSDFTFVNTALANLYGVDAPLEPGFHRVQLSDRRRGGLLGQASVLTVSANGIDTSPVVRGVWMLENFLGTPPSPPPPDVQPLDPDTRGATSIRDQLSKHRDIATCFDCHRKIDPLGFALENYDPIGRWRDSYSKRTKIDASGELPDGKSFRDVRELKTILISRKAQFSRALTTKMLAYATGRLEVLSDRPAIEKIASSANGTRDLVIEVVLSEPFRTK
- a CDS encoding sigma-70 family RNA polymerase sigma factor, giving the protein MQLMDQHLSSLITRGIQDGFLTYDEVNAYLPDEDVNPEKLDSLLLAIEHHGIDLVEGKSKKERPAVVVTRAATAAAMEKKLAAARAAAFDAAESIGEDGLEAVASAEEAAEEDEEDEPLAVVAPSDMPKASDDPIRMYLSQMAEIPLLSREEEIGLAKKIEINRRRFRRTLLESDYAMRATVGVLSRVHAGELPFDRTIKVSLTERLTKEQISARMPHNLRSLNHLIAQNKQDFELMVRRSTSPRLKAEVRRRFIANRRKCLQLVEELSLRSRRVTPLLKQLEDISRRMNFIRQQLADLGNDATSRDEAADLKQELRELMLVTQESPVSLHNRMVRARKYFNEYEATKRELSSGNLRLVVSIAKKYRNRGLSFLDLIQEGNTGLMRAVDKYEYRRGFKFSTYATWWIRQAITRAIADQARTIRIPVHMIDVLSKLRQAQKRLTQDLRREPTYEEIALETEVPIEEVRRVMDIGRHPVSLDRPVGEGEDSSFGEFIQDSDSHNPVKNAASSILRGKIDELLKTLTFREREIIRLRYGLVDGYSYTLEECGRIFKVTRERVRQIEAKAVAKLQSPSRSDRLSSFLKTAA